The proteins below come from a single Zea mays cultivar B73 chromosome 8, Zm-B73-REFERENCE-NAM-5.0, whole genome shotgun sequence genomic window:
- the LOC100276807 gene encoding uncharacterized protein LOC100276807 precursor: protein MEKRHGGGGCTLLHLLGTAAAMAFLLPRSAGAANDAKWHAHAHPVAGAVGHGAPAPHEHAAGLSPLSAPPPTAGADDDLLPPPSRAPVQKAAPHFGFPLQPGDASAAAPSGSEGYPFIGSNPTVPLPTGMTDTSTVLPLPDTGTGDATTKAVGLAASVRAPVSSMIGLGVFLATLFLCATSNHIIHLY, encoded by the exons CGCCGCCATGGCGTTCCTGCTGCCGCGGTCCGCCGGAGCTGCCAACGACGCCAAG TGGCACGCCCATGCCCATCCGGTCGCCGGCGCCGTCGGCCACGGTGCCCCCGCGCCCCACGAACACGCGGCCGGCCTCTCGCCGCTCTCGGCACCGCCGCCCACCGCGGGAGCCGACGACGACTTgctgccgccgccgagccgcgcgCCCGTGCAGAAGGCCGCCCCGCACTTCGGCTTCCCTCTGCAGCCGGGCGACGCGTCCGCGGCGGCCCCGTCCGGAAGCGAGGGGTACCCGTTTATCGGCAGCAACCCGACGGTGCCGCTGCCCACCGGCATGACCGACACCTCCACCGTGCTGCCGCTGCCGGACACGGGGACCGGGGACGCCACCACCAAG GCGGTGGGGTTGGCAGCGTCCGTTCGTGCTCCCGTCTCCTCCATGATTGGGCTTGGGGTTTTCCTCGCCACCCTGTTCCTGTGTGCAACATCTAATCATATAATACACTTGTACTAG